Proteins from a single region of Elgaria multicarinata webbii isolate HBS135686 ecotype San Diego chromosome 23, rElgMul1.1.pri, whole genome shotgun sequence:
- the PTBP1 gene encoding polypyrimidine tract-binding protein 1 isoform X2, with the protein MLKGKNQAFIEMNTEEAANTMVSYYTTITPVLRSQPIYIQFSNHKELKTDNSPNQARAQAALQAVNSVQSGNLALSASAAAVDAGMAMAGQSPVLRIIVENLFYPVTLDVLHQIFSKFGTVLKIITFTKNNQFQALLQYADPMSAQHAKLSLDGQNIYNACCTLRIDFSKLTSLNVKYNNDKSRDYTRPDLPSGDSQPSLDQTMAAAFGAPGIISASPYAGAGFPPAFAIPQAAGLSVPNVHGALAPLAIPSAAAAAAAAGRMGIPGLTGAGNSVLLVSNLNPERVTPQCLFILFGVYGDVQRVKILFNKKENALVQMADGNQAQLAMSHLNGQKLHGKPIRITLSKHQTVQLPREGQEDQGLTKDYGNSPLHRFKKPGSKNFQNIFPPSATLHLSNIPPSIIEDDLKLLFSSNGGMVKGFKFFQRDRKMALIQMGSVEEAIQSLIDLHNHDLGENHHLRVSFSKSTI; encoded by the exons ATGTTAAAAGGAAAGAATCAG GCTTTCATAGAAATGAACACTGAGGAAGCCGCTAACACCATGGTGAGCTACTACACCACGATCACTCCTGTCCTCCGGAGCCAGCCCATCTACATCCAGTTCTCCAACCATAAAGAGTTGAAGACCGATAACTCTCCAAACCAGGCG CGTGCTCAGGCAGCCTTGCAAGCGGTAAACTCAGTTCAGTCCGGGAATCTGGCACTCTCTGCCTCTGCTGCAGCTGTGGATGCCGGCATGGCCATGGCTGGTCAGAGTCCAGTCTTGAGGATTATCGTGGAAAACCTCTTCTACCCTGTTACCCTGGATGTCCTGCATCAG ATTTTCTCCAAGTTTGGCACAGTGCTGAAAATAATCACCTTCACCAAGAACAACCAGTTCCAGGCGCTCTTGCAATATGCAGACCCTATGAGTGCCCAGCATGCCAAGTTG TCTCTTGACGGGCAGAACATCTACAACGCCTGCTGCACGCTCCGCATTGACTTCTCCAAGCTGACAAGTCTCAATGTGAAATACAACAATGACAAGAGCAGAGATTACACTCGGCCAGACCTGCCTTCTGGAGACAGTCAGCCTTCCCTCGACCAGACCATGGCAGCTGCTTTTG GTGCTCCCGGGATCATTTCTGCCTCTCCTTACGCAGGGGCTGGCTTCCCTCCTGCTTTTGCAATTCCTCAAGCTGCAG GCCTCTCAGTTCCAAATGTACACGGAGCGCTTGCTCCTTTGGCTAtcccatcagcagcagcagccgccgctgCCGCAGGACGGATGGGTATTCCTGGCCTTACCGGGGCAGGGAACTCCGTTCTGCTGGTTAGCAATTTGAACCCTGAG AGAGTTACACCCCAATGCCTCTTTATTCTTTTCG GGGTATATGGTGATGTGCAAAGAGTAAAAATCTTGTTCAATAAGAAGGAGAATGCCTTGGTTCAAATGGCAGACGGCAATCAAGCCCAGCTGG CCATGAGCCACCTAAACGGTCAGAAACTGCATGGGAAGCCCATCCGTATCACTCTGTCGAAACACCAGACCGTGCAGTTGCCCCGTGAAGGGCAGGAAGACCAAGGGCTGACCAAGGATTATGGCAACTCTCCCCTCCATCGCTTCAAGAAGCCGGGCTCCAAGAACTTCCAGAATATCTTTCCCCCTTCTGCCACCCTTCACCTCTCCAATATTCC GCCTTCAATAATAGAAGATGACCTCAAGCTGCTGTTCTCAAGTAATGGTGGGATGGTGAAAGGCTTCAAATTCTTCCA GAGAGACCGCAAGATGGCTCTCATCCAGATGGGGTCCGTGGAAGAAGCCATTCAGTCACTCATTGACCTCCATAACCATGACCTCGGTGAGAATCACCACTTGCGTGTGTCCTTTTCAAAGTCCACCATTTAA
- the PTBP1 gene encoding polypyrimidine tract-binding protein 1 isoform X1 — MDGIVQDITVGTKRGSDELFSTCVTNGPFIMSSNSASAANGNDSKKFKGDSRSAGVPSRVIHIRKLPSDVTEAEVISLGLPFGKVTNLLMLKGKNQAFIEMNTEEAANTMVSYYTTITPVLRSQPIYIQFSNHKELKTDNSPNQARAQAALQAVNSVQSGNLALSASAAAVDAGMAMAGQSPVLRIIVENLFYPVTLDVLHQIFSKFGTVLKIITFTKNNQFQALLQYADPMSAQHAKLSLDGQNIYNACCTLRIDFSKLTSLNVKYNNDKSRDYTRPDLPSGDSQPSLDQTMAAAFGAPGIISASPYAGAGFPPAFAIPQAAGLSVPNVHGALAPLAIPSAAAAAAAAGRMGIPGLTGAGNSVLLVSNLNPERVTPQCLFILFGVYGDVQRVKILFNKKENALVQMADGNQAQLAMSHLNGQKLHGKPIRITLSKHQTVQLPREGQEDQGLTKDYGNSPLHRFKKPGSKNFQNIFPPSATLHLSNIPPSIIEDDLKLLFSSNGGMVKGFKFFQRDRKMALIQMGSVEEAIQSLIDLHNHDLGENHHLRVSFSKSTI, encoded by the exons CGGGGATCTGACGAACTTTTCTCTACTTGTGTCACTAACGGACCCTTTATCATGAGCAGCAACTCTGCTTCTGCAG CCAATGGAAACGACAGCAAAAAGTTCAAAGGTGACAGCAGAAGTGCAGGAGTTCCATCCCGAGTAATCCACATCCGTAAACTCCCCAGTGACGTTACAGAAGCTGAAGTGATTTCCTTGGGGCTGCCATTTGGCAAGGTCACAAATTTACTTATGTTAAAAGGAAAGAATCAG GCTTTCATAGAAATGAACACTGAGGAAGCCGCTAACACCATGGTGAGCTACTACACCACGATCACTCCTGTCCTCCGGAGCCAGCCCATCTACATCCAGTTCTCCAACCATAAAGAGTTGAAGACCGATAACTCTCCAAACCAGGCG CGTGCTCAGGCAGCCTTGCAAGCGGTAAACTCAGTTCAGTCCGGGAATCTGGCACTCTCTGCCTCTGCTGCAGCTGTGGATGCCGGCATGGCCATGGCTGGTCAGAGTCCAGTCTTGAGGATTATCGTGGAAAACCTCTTCTACCCTGTTACCCTGGATGTCCTGCATCAG ATTTTCTCCAAGTTTGGCACAGTGCTGAAAATAATCACCTTCACCAAGAACAACCAGTTCCAGGCGCTCTTGCAATATGCAGACCCTATGAGTGCCCAGCATGCCAAGTTG TCTCTTGACGGGCAGAACATCTACAACGCCTGCTGCACGCTCCGCATTGACTTCTCCAAGCTGACAAGTCTCAATGTGAAATACAACAATGACAAGAGCAGAGATTACACTCGGCCAGACCTGCCTTCTGGAGACAGTCAGCCTTCCCTCGACCAGACCATGGCAGCTGCTTTTG GTGCTCCCGGGATCATTTCTGCCTCTCCTTACGCAGGGGCTGGCTTCCCTCCTGCTTTTGCAATTCCTCAAGCTGCAG GCCTCTCAGTTCCAAATGTACACGGAGCGCTTGCTCCTTTGGCTAtcccatcagcagcagcagccgccgctgCCGCAGGACGGATGGGTATTCCTGGCCTTACCGGGGCAGGGAACTCCGTTCTGCTGGTTAGCAATTTGAACCCTGAG AGAGTTACACCCCAATGCCTCTTTATTCTTTTCG GGGTATATGGTGATGTGCAAAGAGTAAAAATCTTGTTCAATAAGAAGGAGAATGCCTTGGTTCAAATGGCAGACGGCAATCAAGCCCAGCTGG CCATGAGCCACCTAAACGGTCAGAAACTGCATGGGAAGCCCATCCGTATCACTCTGTCGAAACACCAGACCGTGCAGTTGCCCCGTGAAGGGCAGGAAGACCAAGGGCTGACCAAGGATTATGGCAACTCTCCCCTCCATCGCTTCAAGAAGCCGGGCTCCAAGAACTTCCAGAATATCTTTCCCCCTTCTGCCACCCTTCACCTCTCCAATATTCC GCCTTCAATAATAGAAGATGACCTCAAGCTGCTGTTCTCAAGTAATGGTGGGATGGTGAAAGGCTTCAAATTCTTCCA GAGAGACCGCAAGATGGCTCTCATCCAGATGGGGTCCGTGGAAGAAGCCATTCAGTCACTCATTGACCTCCATAACCATGACCTCGGTGAGAATCACCACTTGCGTGTGTCCTTTTCAAAGTCCACCATTTAA